AGCCAGTAATGCACAGATCATGTTTTTGGTGCTCAACGCTTCTAGCCTAACGCTGCTTCCTATCACCATTATGGCATATCGTAAAGAAGCTGGCGCTGCAGACCCTTCGGATATTTTTATTCCCATATTACTTGCCACCTTCTTCTCGACTATGGTAGGACTAATTGTAACCGCAATTTATCAGCGCATCAACTTATTAAATCGGGTAATTTTAGCCTATATCGGCGGCCTAACATTAATGATTGGTACTGCCCTGTATTATTTTTCTACCCTTCCACAGGATCAGATAAACGTCATATCGCAGGTTGCCAGTAATGTTATTTTGTTTACAGTAATTACTTCCTTTATAGCATTGGCCTGTTACAAGAAAATAAATGTTTTTGAATCTTTTATTGAAGGTGCTAAAGAGGGATTTGAAGTGGCTGTAAAAATTATTCCCTACCTAGTTGGTATCTTGGTTGCGGTTGGCGTCTTTCGTGCCTCTGGAGCAATGGATTATCTTGTGCAGGGTGTGAGTGTGTGCGTGAACTGGATGGGGCTTGATACTCGCTTTGTGGAAGCGCTGCCTGTGGCCTTCATGAAGCCTATGAGTGGAAGTGGTGCAAGGGGACTAATGATCGATTTAATGCATGCAAAAGGTGCGGATGATTTTGCGTCAAGAGTGGCCTGTGTTATCCAAGGTAGTACGGAAACCACCTTTTACGTGTTGGCCGTTTATTTCGGCTCAGTAGCCATTAAGAAAACGCGACATGCGTTGCCAGCAGCGCTTTTAGCTGAACTTGCCGGTGTAATTGCTGCAATTATTATCGCCTATATATTTTTCGGATAATTAATTTAGCTGCTACTCCATGAGAAAATGATAGTGGCAACAGCAAGCTAATAACTAAATAGATATGTCAGACTTAAGTGTAACCGTAACCATCGGAAAAGAAAAATATAAGACCGAGGTTAGTAATGGCCGGGGCATCCTCATCGCTGATGAGCCGGAGTCTATGGGAGGAACGGATCAAGGATTAGGTCCTAAGGAACTGCTTTTATCCAGTTTGGGGTCTTGCACGGCAATGACTTTACGCATGTATGCCGATCGCAAGAAATGGGATCTCCAGAAAGTGATTATTTCACTGAATATGGAAGTGGTACCTAGCAGCCATCAACAAACCACCTATATAAGAAATCATATTAAACTTATCGGTAAGCTTGATGCAGATCAACGGCAACGCTTGCTCCAAATCGCCGAATTATGTCCGATACATAAAATTTTATCGAACCCTGTAGTAGTAGATAGTAACTTGTTGCCCGTTTAATATAGGCTGAAAGGTTTGCTCGTATAATTAATTAAGGATGATTTTTTTCTTTAGAAATGATTTTTTGCATTTTTAAATAAATAGATTTTATGTTAGGTTTGCGACGCGAACCACTAATATATTGTCTCATGACCGATATGGAAAGAAAAAATTTATATTCTCCCTATATAAATATAAAGAGGGAGGACTGGAAAACGCTGAACGGTGTACTGAATTTCTCCTTATCTGATGATGACATAGACAAATTGCACGCCCTTAACGAACCACTTAATCTTAAAGAAATACAAGAAGTTTACTTTCCTCTCTCTCACCTACTCAATATTCATATCGATCACGCAAATAATCTTTATAAAGCAGAAAGGGCCTATATCAAAAGTGCTAGAAAAAGGTCTCCTTTTATTATTGGCATTGCGGGGAGCGTAGCTGCCGGTAAAAGCACTACAGCACGGGTATTGCAAAAAGTCTTATCACTGTGGCCCAACCGGCCTAATGTAGCACTGGTTACAACAGATGGCTTCCTTTATCCCAACAGAATATTGGAAGAACGGGAGATTATGAATAGAAAAGGTTTTCCCGAAAGTTATGATACTAAAAAGCTTATTAACTTTCTAGCAGATGTGAAAGCGGGAAAGGAAAAACTTGAAATTCCTATTTATTCACATCTTGAATACGATGTGATACCTCATGAAACGCAGGAGATATTAAATCCCGACATTGTGATCGTTGAAGGAATTAACGTTTTACAGGTGAATTTGAGTGATAAACACAAGGGACCTCAGGTATTCGTTTCTGATTTTTTTGACTATTCTATTTACGTACATGCCAGTGAAAAGAATTTATTGGAGTGGTATGTGTCGCGCTTCGAGCAATTGCAACGTACTGCTTTTCAGAACGAAAGCTCGTATTTTCATCGTTATGCTTCACTTTCTGAAGAAGAGACACTTACGCTTGCCAATAATATTTGGGATTTGATTAATAAACCCAACCTTATTAAGAATATTTTGCCAACACGTTTTCGTGCTAATTTAATTCTAGAAAAAGGTAGTCATCATTTTGTGAAAGGTGTAAAATTAAGGAAAACTTAATTTTTTATCTTCATTACCTCATTTAATACAGCATTTTTTATAAACTGCGATTGTGTTTTACCTTTATTCGTTAGTGTAAATTGTACTTTGTACTTCACAAGATCTTTTTGTACGGCAAGTACTTTCAGTTTCATACTGTCTTCCTGTACTTCGTTGTTGTGCTGAGCAAGTAAATCGCTAAGGCGTGCCTTGAGTATTTCGCGGTCAATTGCATGTGCAAGGTCGAGCTCAAATTCAACACTTACTTTTCTAGAATTCTGAAAAGATTGATTGATGATATTGTTTGTAAATACAAAATTGTTCGGTACCATCACGATGTCATCGTCATCGTTATTAATGACGATATTAACTAGGGTGATATCAATAATCTGACCTTGGTGTTCCCCTATTTTTACATAATCTCCCAAGGTAAGTTGGTCTGAAAACATAATGATTAGGCCGCTGATCATGTTGGTTATGTAGTCGCGGAATGTAAGTGCCAATGCTGCAGCAACGATCGTAATACTCGTAAGAAATTCCTTTGGGTCAATTCCGAACGCTAACATTAATCCAATAATCAAAAATATAGTATTTAATACCGACGTTATTCTATTAATACCAAGAACAAAGCTTCCTCTAGTACTCGAGTGGAAAAATAATGACCGCCGTTTGTACCAGGATATAAGTAATATTCTACCGGTTGATATAATAATATTTGCTGATAGAAATACGTTTAACGCATACATCAAACGTCTTAGTAAGGGTGTTTCGCTATAATACGATTCGTATTCAATGAGGGTATAGGTTAATGGTATGAATAAAACGATTTTAATGATCAATATCAGAAAGTCTCTTTTCAGATGACTGGTTCTTTGGATATATTCCTGTTGGGCGTTCATAAGTATTTTAATGGTGAATATCTTTTTGTATATCGCGCTGAAAGGCTGCTGGTAATTTCCCCGTATGTTTTTTAAAGAAACGGGTGAAATAAGCGGGATCTTCAAAACCTATCTTCCACCCTACTTCCTTAATGGGAAGCTGTGTCCAGAAGAGCATACGCTTAGCTTCCAGCACTCTCCTCTCATCGATTATTGTTTTAGCGTTGGTTCCCGTCATTTCTTTTACCACATCATTTAAATGTCCTGCAGAAACAAATAACATCGATGCATAATCGTTCACTTTTGTTGCAGTTAAAAAATGCTTCTCTATTAAAGCAGCAAATTTACGCATCAACGTGCTATAACGTTTTCTGCCTTCGATGGCGCTATGCATAGCAATAAAGGATTCTGTCTTTTCTAATACCGCCAGCAACAACTGAGCTACCACTGCCTTGTTTTTCTTAAATAGACGGTATTCTGTAATCAGCAATTCTAAAAAGGGAATCAATGATTGTATCTCTTCCTGCCTAAGCTGCAGCAAATTGATGTTAAATTGTTGCTCCCAGTGGTTGTCTGCAGAATATGAAAATAAAAATTCTCCCGTAAAAGTGATCATATACATCACTGAATGCCCGGGATTTACCTCGTAATGCACCTGGCCCGGCCGCATCAATATCAGTGCGGTTTCGTCAGCCTTATATTCCTTAAAATCTATAAATTGCTTCGTTTCACCTGCACATAGTACCAAAAGCGTGTAATGATGATGTCGGTGTGGATGAGTAGTTTTTTCGTAACTACCACTGCCATAATCCAACTTGGAAACACTGAATTCTTCCGAATTTCCGTCACTATCTGAGGAAACATTGTAAATCGGTATACTTTTTTTTGGCATGTTTACCGTAGCTGCTTAAAATATATCAAACATAGAGAAATAGATCCTATGTGCAAAATAAATTTTATAGCTATAAATATAAAAATCCATGATAAGTACTATTATTGCCTTGTTTTGTTATAGGGAAAGTTTTATATGCCACCTATCTTTGTATATGTAATTGGTTTTCTCCATAAGAGAAATTTTAGAACATGTATACTATTCGAAGAATATCAGGCGTCATAATACCGGAAATAAGAAAGACATGCAACAAGATCAAGATAAATTAATAGAATTACACGTAACAGGCATGCATTGTAACAACTGCGCATTATCTGTACATAAAATGCTTGAAAAGAAAGGTTATGATAATATATTGGTAAGCTTTGCCAGTGAAGAGGTGAAGTTTTCGTCAGACGGAACGGTGAACCTTCCAAAGGTTATTGCTGATATTGAAGGCTTGGGCTTTAAAGTTAGGCATGATGATCTACAGCTTTCAAAGGAGCACTTTTTTGATAAAGTAGAAAATAAATTCTTTTTTAGCCTCATATTTACCCTCCCCTTATTTTTACATATGTTCCTTCCTTTTGGGTGGCTGCATAATCCCTATGTACAGCTCGCGCTGTGTTTGCCTGTATTTCTTGTCGGTTGCGCTCATTTTGGGAAAAGTGCTATCAACTCCATAAGGGGCGGTGTGCCGAATATGGATGTACTCATCTTTGTTGGTTCGACATCTGCCTTTGTTTATAGCCTGATAGGAACAATTATGTCCTTAGGGCCAAATTATATGTTCTATGAAACAGCTGCTACCATTATCACGCTTGTTTTATTAGGAAATGTATTTGAAAAAAGGTCTGTTGCGCAAACCACATCAGCTGTAAAAGATTTGATGAAGATACAGGTAAGCACCGCTACAAAAGTAATAAATGGAGAAAATCAGCTAATAGATGCTACGGAAATTGCCGTGGGTGATACGCTATTGGTGAATGAGGGTGATAAAATTCCAACCGATGGAGATATTATCTGGGGGGACGCATCCATCAACGAATCGATGTTAACCGGAGAAAGTATTCCAATAGAGAAGTCTAAATACGATGCGGTTATAGGTGGTACCATTGTAGAGAGCGGCAGCATCAAGTTAATGGTAACAAAGGTTGGCAGTAAAACGGTACTTTCACAAATCATTGACCTCATGAAGCGTGCACAAGCTGCTAAGCCGCCTATACAGAAGCTGGGCGACAAGGTTGCTGCCATTTTTGTACCAACTGTCATCGCTATTGCAATATTGACCTTCCTATTAGCTTATTTTGGGTTCGATATAGGCTTCCGCCAGTCATTGATGAATGCCATAGCTGTAATGGTTATTTCATGCCCCTGCGCTATGGGGTTGGCAACACCAACGGCTGTTATGGTTGGATTAGGCAGAGGTGCCAAGAATGGCGTGATGATTAAAGGTGGGGCTACGGTGGAAGAAATGGCCAATCTCCAATATATGGTATTTGATAAAACAGGTACACTCACTACCGGTAAATTTGCTATCCGCGAAGTGAGCAGTGAACTTAACGAAGAGGAGGTCGCTGCCATGGTAGTGGGTATGGAAAGCTATTCCAATCATCCGATAGCCAAATCGCTGGTAGGTAACCTACAGGACAAGGTAAAAAAGCCAATCGTATTTACACAGGTAAAGGAAGTAAAAGGTATTGGCATAAAAGCAATTGATAGTGAAGGAAATGCTTATCAGATTGGATCCAAACAACTTGTAGAGACCGATGACAGCAATTATGATATTTTTCTCCTCAAAAACGATAAGTTGATAGCGAAAATAGCAATCGAGGACGAGCTAAAATCCGGGGCTGCCTCACTAATGACCATATTGAAGCGACAAGATATCAAGCCGGTGCTTCTAAGTGGCGACAGAAAAGAAAAGTGTGAAGCCCTTGCAAAAAAAATTGGTATCGAGGAGGTTTATGCTGAGCAACTTCCAAGCGACAAATTACGTCTTATCGAGACGTTAAAAACAAAAGGCAAAACCGCCATGGTAGGTGATGGCATCAACGATGCCCCTTCTCTTACCACAGCAGATGTCGGAATTTCTCTGGGCGATTCGACTCAGATCGCCATACAGTCAGCGAAAGTGATTTTGCTGAACAATGACCTAAAGTCTATTGTTACACTTCTTAAAGTTGGTAAACACACGTTGTTAACTATTAAGCAGAATCTATTCTGGGCTTTCTTTTACAATATTTTTGCGATACCTCTGGCCGCCTTTGGGTTTCTGAGCCCGATGCTGGCTGCGCTGACCATGGCTTGTTCCGATGTAGTGGTTATTGGTAATTCCATTCGGTTGAAATATAAAAAAATGCGGTAAGGAAACGTTTTTTGTATTAATTGCATAGGTCTTACGATAAAATCAAACAATGGTTAACGATGATTGTTCTCTACGTAAAAACATTAAAAAATGGAAAAGTTAATTAACGAATTGATACAAAAAGCAGGTTTGTCGCCAGATCTAGCAAAAAAAGCTTCAGACGTCGTGCTAGACTATGTTAACAAAAACCTACCGGAAGCGCTTAAAGGAAAAGGTGAAAGTTTACTGAATGGCAATCTTGACGTTCAGTCAATTTTAGGCAATAAAGACAATGGAGAAGGTGGAATAGTGAACAAGGTTAAAGACCTGTTTTAATTAGTTGTGGTGCATAATAAATGGAGGAAGACAGTCAATTTGTTGGTGATGTTAGCCAGCAAACTGACTGTTTTTAGAATTACTACTCCACATACGTATTCGCTATAGCCTCAACCTGTTTAATATAGCCCCCACCAAATATATTGGCGTGAAATAACAGACTATAAAGATTATAAAGGTCCAGTCGACTTTGCCACCCCTTTTCCAGGGGATTTATTTCCTGATAGGCATCATAAAAGGCATCATCGAAACCGCCAAATAACGATGTTAACGCTATATCCATTTCTCTATGTCCAAAATATACCGCGGGGTCTATTAAATAAACACTACTATTGGCGCCGACAACGTAATTTCCGTTCCAGAGATCACCATGTAAAAGGGTGGGTTGTTCTACCGGAAATAGATCAGGAAGTTTAGGATAAAGTTTCTCAAATTTGTCAAGCAGCTCCTCTCCTATCAAGCCGTTATCGGTAGCGCGGCTCAGTTGTTTTTCTAAGCGCTCTGCAATGAAAAAGCCAACCCATGTTTCATGCTGCTTATTAATTTGTGGTATAGATCCTAAATAATTATCGTAATCAAGCCCAAAGGCATCCGCTGTATTCTTGTGTAGCAGCGCTACCATACGCCCCAAATTTTCTTGGGATATCTTAGTACGTTCTCCCTTTTCAATCCATGCCAATATCAAAAAAGCGTCATCATTAAACTGCCCTACTGTTAGCACATCGGGTACAGCTGCACCGCCCACACGCTTTAAGAGACGTAGTCCTTCCCTTTCTAATACAAAAAGATTTGGGAACTTCGTTGCATGATTAACCTTCATAAAAAACGATTGATCTTTACCTTCAATTCGATAACAATCATTGATATCCCCGCCTGATATCGGTAAAATCTTCTCCAGAGAGAATCGATTGCCTACCAGCTGTGTAAGCACCTCTTCGATATATTTAATAAAATCTGATGACAAAAACATGATTTATAAATCTAGTATTATAAATGTAAGCGTAATAATTTTATCTTTGCCGTTTAATACGCAATTTTTTTGCCTACATGAAGCACATCCGCAATTTTTGTATCATTGCACACATAGACCATGGTAAAAGTACCTTGGCAGATCGTTTGTTAGAATTCACCAACACCATTACACAACGTGAGGCGCAAGCCCAGTTGCTCGATAATATGGATTTGGAACGAGAACGTGGCATTACCATAAAAAGTCATGCCATACAAATGAATTATAAACACGAGGGGGAAGAATATGTTTTAAATCTCATTGATACACCCGGGCACGTTGATTTTTCTTATGAAGTATCACGTTCCATTGCCGCCTGTGAGGGGGCATTACTTATAGTAGATGCTTCACAGGGAATACAGGCACAAACTATTTCTAATTTGTATCTCGCGCTTGAACATGATTTGGAAATAATTCCGATTTTAAATAAAATGGATTTACCGGGGGCAATGCCCGAAGAAGTAAAAGACCAGATTATTGAGCTCATTGGAGGAAAAAGAGAGGATATTATACCCGCTTCGGGAAAGACCGGTTTAGGGGTTCCAGATATCTTGACAGCTATAGTAGAACGTGTACCACCGCCTGTCGGAGATCCCGCTGCACCATTGCAGGCACTCATATTTGATTCGGTGTTTAACTCTTTCCGAGGTATTATGGCTTATTTTAAAGTAGAAAATGGTGAAATCAGAAAGAACGATAAAGTAAAATTTATTGCTACAGGTAAAGAGTATATAGCTGATGAGATTGGGACGTTGAAACTCAGTCAAGTACCCAAGGACGTGATTCGCACAGGCGATGTAGG
This Olivibacter sp. SDN3 DNA region includes the following protein-coding sequences:
- a CDS encoding nucleoside recognition domain-containing protein — its product is MALNYVWIAFFLIAFTVALFKLIFLGDQQIFQTIINGTFDTAKTGAEISLGLIGLMSFWLGIMKIGEKGGMISIFARLVGPFFNKLFPEIPKNHPALGSILMNFSANMLGLDNAATPVGLKAMKELQELNPNKETASNAQIMFLVLNASSLTLLPITIMAYRKEAGAADPSDIFIPILLATFFSTMVGLIVTAIYQRINLLNRVILAYIGGLTLMIGTALYYFSTLPQDQINVISQVASNVILFTVITSFIALACYKKINVFESFIEGAKEGFEVAVKIIPYLVGILVAVGVFRASGAMDYLVQGVSVCVNWMGLDTRFVEALPVAFMKPMSGSGARGLMIDLMHAKGADDFASRVACVIQGSTETTFYVLAVYFGSVAIKKTRHALPAALLAELAGVIAAIIIAYIFFG
- a CDS encoding OsmC family protein; amino-acid sequence: MSDLSVTVTIGKEKYKTEVSNGRGILIADEPESMGGTDQGLGPKELLLSSLGSCTAMTLRMYADRKKWDLQKVIISLNMEVVPSSHQQTTYIRNHIKLIGKLDADQRQRLLQIAELCPIHKILSNPVVVDSNLLPV
- the coaA gene encoding type I pantothenate kinase, producing MERKNLYSPYINIKREDWKTLNGVLNFSLSDDDIDKLHALNEPLNLKEIQEVYFPLSHLLNIHIDHANNLYKAERAYIKSARKRSPFIIGIAGSVAAGKSTTARVLQKVLSLWPNRPNVALVTTDGFLYPNRILEEREIMNRKGFPESYDTKKLINFLADVKAGKEKLEIPIYSHLEYDVIPHETQEILNPDIVIVEGINVLQVNLSDKHKGPQVFVSDFFDYSIYVHASEKNLLEWYVSRFEQLQRTAFQNESSYFHRYASLSEEETLTLANNIWDLINKPNLIKNILPTRFRANLILEKGSHHFVKGVKLRKT
- a CDS encoding mechanosensitive ion channel family protein, producing MIIGLMLAFGIDPKEFLTSITIVAAALALTFRDYITNMISGLIIMFSDQLTLGDYVKIGEHQGQIIDITLVNIVINNDDDDIVMVPNNFVFTNNIINQSFQNSRKVSVEFELDLAHAIDREILKARLSDLLAQHNNEVQEDSMKLKVLAVQKDLVKYKVQFTLTNKGKTQSQFIKNAVLNEVMKIKN
- a CDS encoding helix-turn-helix domain-containing protein — its product is MPKKSIPIYNVSSDSDGNSEEFSVSKLDYGSGSYEKTTHPHRHHHYTLLVLCAGETKQFIDFKEYKADETALILMRPGQVHYEVNPGHSVMYMITFTGEFLFSYSADNHWEQQFNINLLQLRQEEIQSLIPFLELLITEYRLFKKNKAVVAQLLLAVLEKTESFIAMHSAIEGRKRYSTLMRKFAALIEKHFLTATKVNDYASMLFVSAGHLNDVVKEMTGTNAKTIIDERRVLEAKRMLFWTQLPIKEVGWKIGFEDPAYFTRFFKKHTGKLPAAFQRDIQKDIHH
- a CDS encoding cation-translocating P-type ATPase — encoded protein: MQQDQDKLIELHVTGMHCNNCALSVHKMLEKKGYDNILVSFASEEVKFSSDGTVNLPKVIADIEGLGFKVRHDDLQLSKEHFFDKVENKFFFSLIFTLPLFLHMFLPFGWLHNPYVQLALCLPVFLVGCAHFGKSAINSIRGGVPNMDVLIFVGSTSAFVYSLIGTIMSLGPNYMFYETAATIITLVLLGNVFEKRSVAQTTSAVKDLMKIQVSTATKVINGENQLIDATEIAVGDTLLVNEGDKIPTDGDIIWGDASINESMLTGESIPIEKSKYDAVIGGTIVESGSIKLMVTKVGSKTVLSQIIDLMKRAQAAKPPIQKLGDKVAAIFVPTVIAIAILTFLLAYFGFDIGFRQSLMNAIAVMVISCPCAMGLATPTAVMVGLGRGAKNGVMIKGGATVEEMANLQYMVFDKTGTLTTGKFAIREVSSELNEEEVAAMVVGMESYSNHPIAKSLVGNLQDKVKKPIVFTQVKEVKGIGIKAIDSEGNAYQIGSKQLVETDDSNYDIFLLKNDKLIAKIAIEDELKSGAASLMTILKRQDIKPVLLSGDRKEKCEALAKKIGIEEVYAEQLPSDKLRLIETLKTKGKTAMVGDGINDAPSLTTADVGISLGDSTQIAIQSAKVILLNNDLKSIVTLLKVGKHTLLTIKQNLFWAFFYNIFAIPLAAFGFLSPMLAALTMACSDVVVIGNSIRLKYKKMR
- a CDS encoding fructosamine kinase family protein codes for the protein MFLSSDFIKYIEEVLTQLVGNRFSLEKILPISGGDINDCYRIEGKDQSFFMKVNHATKFPNLFVLEREGLRLLKRVGGAAVPDVLTVGQFNDDAFLILAWIEKGERTKISQENLGRMVALLHKNTADAFGLDYDNYLGSIPQINKQHETWVGFFIAERLEKQLSRATDNGLIGEELLDKFEKLYPKLPDLFPVEQPTLLHGDLWNGNYVVGANSSVYLIDPAVYFGHREMDIALTSLFGGFDDAFYDAYQEINPLEKGWQSRLDLYNLYSLLFHANIFGGGYIKQVEAIANTYVE